Proteins encoded in a region of the Anopheles aquasalis chromosome 2, idAnoAquaMG_Q_19, whole genome shotgun sequence genome:
- the LOC126572363 gene encoding uncharacterized protein LOC126572363, producing MAFTYKVFGVLCLAALAVALPAEEVRSSRNAIHTDSDLVGSIYKECLSSDSMSCVKYKLFSFIDRVMAKRSVIALSEGVTMVKTPEAAAATENGGAPRSLTGDESLEQLILSRVQSFLSTYTIKVDLKGADIVNAVTSTGRALEDVSENLLENEEEGAGEARGKKKKAAKILGPLLLAVALKAAALLPLLLGAIALIAGKALLIGKIALVLSAIIGLKKLLSQEKHVTYEVVAHPHHSTSHTSSHGDAYALGGSYGGESAGYSASSGHGGWGRSIQDAQDIAYSGQKPA from the coding sequence ATGGCCTTCACCTACAAAGTATTCGGTGTGCTGTGTTTGGCGGCCCTGGCCGTGGCCTTGCCGGCCGAGGAGGTGCGCTCGTCGCGGAACGCGATCCACACCGACAGTGATCTGGTCGGGAGCATCTACAAGGAGTGCCTGTCCTCGGACTCGATGTCCTGCGTCAAGTACAAGCTGTTCAGCTTCATCGATCGCGTGATGGCGAAGCGCAGTGTGATCGCGCTCAGCGAGGGCGTCACGATGGTGAAGACCCCggaggctgctgccgccaccgagaACGGCGGTGCACCGCGCTCGCTGACCGGCGACGAGTCGCTGGAGCAGCTCATCCTGTCCCGCGTCCAGTCGTTCCTCTCCACCTACACCATCAAGGTCGACCTGAAGGGTGCGGACATCGTGAACGCCGTCACCTCGACGGGCCGTGCGCTCGAGGACGTGTCGGAGAACCTGCTGGAGAACGAGGAGGAAGGTGCCGGTGAGGCCCgtggcaagaagaagaaggccgcCAAGATCCTCGGTCCACTGCTGTTGGCCGTCGCGCTGAAGGCCGCCGccctgttgccgctgctgctcggagCGATCGCCCTGATCGCCGGCAAGGCGCTGCTCATCGGCAAGATCGCCCTCGTCCTGTCCGCCATCATCGGTCTGAAGAAGCTGCTGTCGCAGGAGAAGCACGTCACGTACGAGGTCGTCGCCCATCCGCACCACTCGACCAGCCACACTTCCAGCCACGGTGACGCGTACGCGCTCGGTGGCTCGTACGGTGGCGAATCCGCCGGGTACAGTGCCAGCTCCGGACACGGTGGCTGGGGACGCTCGATCCAGGATGCCCAGGATATCGCCTACAGTGGCCAGAAGCCCGCCTAA
- the LOC126572370 gene encoding uncharacterized protein LOC126572370, which translates to MKLLICVLSVCALAAAQDFKDCLEKDSISCLQMTFYRKAREFFDTPAISVAGGLSFVKAAGRDSRSYSADSAQVEAANSVESREEALENYVFERSVNFLRERSLNLDMAGAARSLSSAIPEDVKGQMRSMVAEARGKKKILKALLPILGLVKLKIVGLALLALLGIALIAKKALIVSVIALVLSKFLFLKKLLSKKDEHTTSYHGSSGGWESSGYGDYGSHSQPAHSIAYAGHKPNRK; encoded by the exons ATGAAGCTGCTAATCTGTGTACTGAGTGTGTGCGCCCTGGCCGCGGCCCAGGACTTCAAGGATTGCCTTGAGAAGGATTCGATCTCCTGCCTCCAGATGACG TTCTACCGCAAAGCCCGTGAGTTCTTCGATACGCCAGCGATCAGCGTGGCCGGTGGGCTATCGTTCGTGAAGGCGGCCGGACGGGACTCGCGCTCGTACAGCGCCGACAGCGCCCAGGTCGAGGCGGCCAACAGCGTCGAGAGCCGCGAGGAAGCCCTGGAGAACTACGTGTTCGAGCGGTCGGTTAACTTCTTGCGCGAGCGTTCGCTCAACCTCGACATGGCCGGTGCCGCCCGCAGCCTGTCCTCCGCCATCCCGGAGGACGTCAAGGGCCAGATGCGCTCGATGGTGGCCGAAGCCCGTGGCAAGAAGAAGATCCTGAAGGCGCTCCTGCCGATCCTGGGGCTGGTGAAGCTGAAGATTGTCGGTCTGGCCCTGCTCGCCCTGCTCGGCATTGCGCTGATCGCCAAGAAGGCCCTCATCGTCTCGGTCATCGCCCTCGTCCTGTCCAAGTTCCTGTTCCTCAAGAAGCTGCTGTCGAAGAAGGATGAGCACACGACCTCGTACCATGGTTCGTCCGGTGGCTGGGAGTCGAGCGGCTACGGTGACTACGGTTCCCACAGCCAGCCCGCCCATTCGATCGCTTACGCCGGCCACAAGCCCAACCGGAAGTag